TCAGCGGGGGCGTGGCGCGCTGGGCCCTCTTCTGGTCGGTCGCCATCGGGGCCGTCGTCACGTTCACGAGCTTCTTCGTCGCCGGGCTGGTGCCGTACGTGCTGCCCGAGCGGGTCTTCTACGTCGAGGGCCAGTCGGTGGAGGAGAGCCGCGAGTACAGCTCGCTCTGGGCAATGTTCATCGTGAGCCTCCTCACCGCCACCTTCGTCACGTGGCACTACGTCGCGCGGACGGGGCCACGGCTCTCGTATCTGCTACTCCCCCTCGGCGTCTACGTGGGCGGGCAGGCCACCGCGCTCCTGCTCCATCCCTTCGTGTCGATCTCGAAACGCTTCATGCGCAACGACCGCTCGCGCTTCGCCGCCGCCAAGGGCATCTTCAACTACCTCACCGCGATCTCGCTCGTGGTGGTGTGGATCCCCTACCTCGCCTACTGGGTCTACGGCGCCGGGTTCAGTCTCCGCACCATCGGGAGCTGGCTCGGCAGCGTGGTGGCCGCCCGTTTCCTCGTCATGATCAAGGGGGCGAGCGCGGCGGTGCCCGCCACGTCGTGGATGGGGCGTCTCACCAGCCTGTCCGTCGGTCTGCGCAACGCCCTCCTCGCGGTGTGCGTGGCGGTGATCCTGCTGGGCGGCGTGGTGCTGGTCTGCGCCGCGCTCATCGCCTTGACGCCGCCGGGGGCCGCGCCGGTGCTGCTGGCCTTCGCGGTGGGCTCCGCCGCGCTGGGCTTCTTCGGGGCGCTCGGCGTGGCGCTCGACTTCAATAGCCTCTCGCTCCACTACTTCTACCGCGACCGCCTCGCCGAGACCTATCTCCAGACCTTCGTGCCCCGCGCCGACGCGCGGCGGGTGGGCTTCCAGGTCCCCATGCGCGACGACGCGGAGATGCCGCTCACGCACGTGCACGGGGTGGCACACGGCGAGGAGGCCGCGGGCCTGCCCGCCGTCACCGCGTCCCCCCTCCACCTCGTGGTCACCGCGCTCAACCTCACCTCGAGCCGCGACATGGCCCGGCGTGACCGCAAGAGCGATTACTTCGTGTTCTCGCGGCTGCACTGCGGCTCCGAGACCACCGGCTACATGGACTCCGCGCGCTACCGGAGCGGCGAGACCAAGCTGGCCCGCGCTATGACGATCTCGGGGGCCGCCGCCTCCTCGGCGATGGGCAGCCGGACGTTCCTCGCCCAGTCCTTCGCGCTGACCCTGCTCAACGTGCGCCTGGGGCAGTGGATCGAGAACCCGCGTTACAAGGACGGCCGCTACGCGCACCGCACGGAAGGCGGCGTGTTCTGGCCCCATTACCTCCTGCGCGAGATCCTCGGCGCGACGAACGCCAACCGACGCCTGGTGAACCTCTCCGACGGGGGCCACACCGGCGACAACCTCGGCATCTGCCCGCTGCTCAAGCGCCGCTGCGCGATCATCGTCGCCTGTGACGCGGAGGCGGATCCCACGCACAGCTTCGGCTCGCTCACCGAGGCGCTGCGGCAGATCTACATCGACGAGAACGTGGTCGTGGACATCGACCTCGACGAGTTGCGTCTGGACGCGGCCACCGGCCGGACCCGCTCGCACCACGCTCTCGGCGTCATCCACTACCCGCGCGTGGTCGACGCGACAGGGCGCGAGATCTATCCCCCCGAGACCGGCTATCTCGTCGTGCTCAAGTCGTCGTTGGTGGGGAACGAGCCCGCCACCGTGCTGAACTACCGGCAGGAGAACGCGGACTTCCCCCATCAGACCACCGGGGATCAGTTCTTCGACGACGACCAGTTCGAGTCCTACCGCGCGCTTGGCGAGGCGGTGGCCTTCACGACCTTCGGGAAGATGGCGGAAGGCGCCTGGAACACGGGCGCGCGCGACTGGGAGCGGTTCTGGGGGACGCGCCCCTGATGGTAAGATAAGTCGACATGAGCGCTCCCGAGCGGCGAAAGACCGTGGCGGTGGACGTGGGCGGAGTCACCGTCGGTGGCCGCCGGCCCGTCGTCGTGCAGTCGATGACCAACACCGATACCGCCGACGTGGCGGCCACGGTGGCCCAGGTCAACGCCCTCCATGCTACGGGCAGCGAGCTCGTGCGGGTGACCGTCAACACCGACGCGGCTGCGCGCGCCGTCCCCGAGATCGTCAAGCAGGTCACGGTGCCGGTGATCGGCGACTTCCACTACAACGGCCACGTGCTCCTGACCAAGTACCCCGCGTGCGCGAAGGCCCTCGCGAAGTACCGGATCAATCCCGGAAACGTGGGCGGCAAGCACCACGACGACAACTTCCGCGCCATCGTCCAGGTCGCGATCGACAACGGCAAGCCGGTGCGAATCGGCGTCAACTGGGGCAGCCTCGACCAGAACCTCCTCACCCAGATGATGGACGAGAACGCCCAGAGCGCCCAGCCGCTCGACGCGCGCGACGTCACCATGAACGCCATGGTGGAGAGCGCGATCCAGTCCGCGGAGTTGGCCGAGGAGACCGGCCTCGGCCACGACCGCATCATCCTCTCCGCGAAGGTGTCGGGCGTCCAGGACCTCGTCGACGTGTACCGCAAGCTCGCGCCCCGCTCGGACTACCCGCTGCATCTTGGCCTCACCGAGGCGGGCATGGGCGCGAAGGGCATCGTGGCGAGCACCGCGGGCCTGGCCATCCTGCTGCAGGAGGGCATCGGCGATACGATTCGCGTGTCGCTCACGCCCAAGCCCAACGGCGACCGCACGGAAGAAGTGCAGGTCGCGCAGCTCATCCTCCAGTCGCTCGGGCTGCGGAGCTTCCTGCCGCTGGTCACCGCCTGCCCCGGCTGTGGGCGCACGACCTCGACATTCTTCCAGGAGATGGCCGAGGAGATCCAGACCTACATCCGCGACCAGATGCCCGCCTGGAAGAACCGCTATGCCGGCGTGGAGGAGCTCAAGGTCGCGGTGATGGGCTGCGTGGTGAACGGGCCGGGCGAGTCCAAGCACGCCGACATCGGCATCTCGCTGCCCGGCACCTTCGAGGAGCCGAAGGCGCCGGTGTTCGTGGACGGCGCGCTCAAGCTCACCCTCAAGGGCGACACCATCGTCGCCGACTTCCTGAAGATCCTCGACGATTACGTCGAGAAGCGGTACCGCGCGCGCGTCTAGCCGGCGCGCCCGCCCCTCACGCCTTCACTTCCATCAGGTAGGACGTGAGGTGGCGTATCTTCGCCGTCCGCATCACGAACACGTCGCAGAAGACCAGATTCAGCGTCCCGCCGTCCTTCCGGGCGCTGCGCACGGTGCCTTCCGCGACCACGACGTCACCTTCCTCGACCATTCGCTTGACGCGGATGGTGGGGTGCCCCACGAAGGCGTCGTTCTCGATCTCCCGGTCGAAGGCGGCCTTCCCGACCGCGTGAAACGCGCCGGGGACGAGCCACTCGACGTCGTCGGTGAGGCAGGCCAGGATCTCCGCGTGATCCGTCCGCGCGAACGCGTCCATGTACGTCTGCACGGTGTGCTTGTTCTCGCTCATGATGGTCCTCGGTCCGGCGTCGGGTACACCACCACGAACTGCTCGCACACGACCGGCATGTCCAGCGCCGGCTCCCGGCCGAGCCGCTGGCATTCGCGCGAGAAGAAACGCCAGTGCGCGTCCTTCCACCAGCGCAGGGATCGGTCGCCCTCCCCTTCTCGCGCGGCGAAGCTCTCGCTGACCGCGTCGAACGGAACGATGTCCACCTGCGTGGTGCGGATCACGCACCGGGGCGTGCCGCTCCAGTCGGTCACGACGCTGAGCGCCCCGCCCGTGGGAAGAGGCTTGCCGGTGCACTCGTTGGTCCACAGCAATCCCGCCGTCGCGCGCTTCTGCCCCGAGAGGACGAGCGCCACGAGCGCGTTGGCGGTGCGCTCGTTGTCGTCGAAGTGGAACGCCTCGTAGAAGAGCGGCCGGGCGTCGTACGCGATCGACGCCTGGAACCGCTGCCAGAATGGCCGGACACGCTCCGGAATCTCCATCGAGGAAGAGGATAACCACGGAGCGGTCGCGGCACTATAGAATCGCTTCGTGACCGCGCCGGCCCGGCCCCGCCTCGTCCGCCTCGCCGAGTGCACGTGGCCCGAGGCCCGCGCGCTGGCGCGCGATCGGCGCAGCGTGGTGCTCCTCCCGCTGGGCGCGGTGGAGCAGCACGGCCCGCATCTGCCGCTTCTCGTTGACTGGCTCGGCGCGGAGGAGCTGGCGCGGCGGCTCGCGCCGCATCTCGCGCGCGCGGGCTGGCGGCCGGTGCTGGCGCCCGCCCTGCCCTACGGGGCGAGCCCCCTCGCCGAGCGCTGGCCCGGCACGGTCTCGCTCCGCGGCCGTACGCTGACAGGCGCCATCGTGGACATCGTGCGCGGCCTCGCGCGCCACGGCTTCCGCCGATTCGTCCTCACCAACTATCAGGCCGATCCCGAGCACGTGCGCGCGATCGCGGCGGCGCGGCGCGCGCTGCGGCGCCCACGCCTCACCGTGCTGGTCGCCGGCTTCTCCTCTGAGCCCGAGGAGCAGGCGCTGATGCTGACGCCGCGGGTCCTCCGCCTCCTGCGAAGCCCGCGGCCGGAGCGCGAGTGGCATTCGGGCGAGATGGAGACGGCGCTGGTGCTCGACGCGCGGCCGGCGCTGGTGCGCCGGGCGATCGCGCGGCGGCTGCCTCCCCGATGGGTTGACTTTCGCGCTGCGCTCGCCCGCGGGGCGCGGCGCTTCGAGCAGATGGACCCCGGTGGACGGGGCTATTTCGGCTGGCCCGCGGCGGCGCGGGCGGCCACCGCGCGCCGGGTGATGGCGCTGCGGGCGCGGCTCATGGCGGCACGGATCACGGAGGCGCTCCAGCATGCCGGGCGTTGAGGGTCGGATCGCGGTGGTGACGGGCGGAGCGAACGGACTCGGCCGCGAGATCGCACGCGTGCTGGCGCGGGCGGGGGCCAGGGTCGCGGTGGGCGACCTCGAGGCGGACGGCGTGGAGCGCACCGCCGCGGCGATCCGGCAGGACGGCGGGGAGGCCGTCGCCGTCGCCGGCGATCTCACCGAGGAGGGCCCGGCCGCGCGTCTCATCGAGGCCGCGATGGCGCGATGGGGCCGGCTCGACATCCTCGTCAATAACGTGGGCGGGAGCCGGAACGCCAAGATCTGGGAGATGCCGGTGGCGGACTGGGACTTCGTCCTGCGCCTGAATCTCCGCAGCACGTTCCTCTGCACGCGCGCGGCCGCCCCACACATGATGCGGCAGCGCTATGGCCGCATCGTCTGCATGTCCTCGGGCGCCCGCGAGGGCACGCCGTGGACCGCATACTATCAGGGCGGCGCTGCCTACTCCGCCTCCAAGGCCGGCGTCCATGGCTTCGTGCGAGACGTCGCGCTCGAGCTCGCCGAGCACGGCGTCAACGTGAACGCCGTCGCGCCCGGCCCCATCGACACCGAGCGCGCCGGCCCGAACCTCCGTCGTCTCGACGCGACGGTGGAGTTCAGCCCCTCGCGGATGACGCCGCTCCACCGCATCGGTGAGCCCATCGAGGTGGCCCACGCCGTCCTTTTCCTCGGCTCCGAGGAGGCCAGCTACATCACCGGCCACACCCTGGCCGTCGCGGGCGGGCGCTGAGACGCGCGCAGGGGCCCGGATGAGTTGACACGTTCCGGCCCCGGCCGCATAGTGACGGCAGCCTCGTCGTCATCTCAAGGAGCCCTCATGGCCAACGCCCACACCGTCGGAGAGCTGAAGCGCGCCGGCTACACCCCGAAGACCGTCAAGCAGGAGCTGCGCGACAACCTGATGGCGCGGCTGCGGACCGGCCAGCCGATCTTCCCGGGCATCATCGGGTATGAGGAGACGGTGCTCCCGCAGATCGAGAACGCGATCCTCTCCGGACAGGACATCGTCTTCCTCGGCGAGCGCGGCCAGGCCAAGACGCGCATGGCGCGCCTGCTCGTGGAATTGCTCGACGCCGAGGTGCCCGCCCTCGCCGGCTGCGAGACCAACGACGATCCGTTCGCGCCCATCTCCGCGGCGGGCCGCGCCCTCCTCGCCGAGAAGGGCGACGCCGCCCCCATCGCGTGGATTCCCCGCGACCGGCGCTACGGCGAGAAGCTCGCCACGCCCGACATCACCATCGCCGACCTCATCGGCGAGGTGGACCCGATCAAGGTCGCGGAGGGCCGCTACCTCGCCGACGAGCTGACCATCCACTACGGCCTGCTGCCCCGGACCAATCGCGGCATCTTTGCGATCAACGAATTGCCGGACCTCGCCGAACGCATCCAGGTCGGCCTCCTCAACATCATGGAGGAGCGCGACGTCCAGATCCGCGGCTACAAGGTGCGGCTGGCCCTGGATCTCTTCGTGGTGGCGAGCGCGAACCCCGAGGACTACACGAACCGCGGCCGCATCATCACCCCGCTCAAGGACCGCTTCGGCTCCCAGATCCGCACGCACTACCCGCGCAAGCTCGAGGACGAGATCGCCATCATGGACGCGGAGCGGACGGAGTTCCCCGCCGCCGGCTTCGCCCTGCGGGCCCCCGAATACATGAAGCAGATCGTGGCCGAGCTGACCCATCTCGCGCGGAAGTCATCCGAGATCAGCCAGCGCTCGGGGGTGTCGGTGCGGGTGACCATCTGCAACTACGAGAATCTCCTGTCGAACGCGCTCAAGCGCGCCATCCGCCTCGGCGAGACGCAGGTCGCTCCTCGGGTGACCGACCTCAGCGCCATCGTCGCCTCCACCAGCGGCAAGATCGAGCTGGAGTCCGTGGGCGATGGCGCCGAGGACAAGATCCTCGCCAAGCTCGCCCAGCGCGCCGTGCTCAACGTGTTCAACCGCTCGTTCACCGGCGGCGAGCTCGACGACGTGGTGTCCGCGTTCCAGGGGGGCCTCCGCTTCGAGGCCTCCGACGACATGCCCTCCGCAGAGTACGTGCGCCAGATCGGCGAGGTGCGGCCGCTCCACGCCGCCGCCAAGAAGCTCGGCGCGGGCGACCCGCCGGGTGTGGCCTCCGCGGTGGAGTTCGTGCTCGAGGGCCTGCACCTCTCGCGCAAGCTCAACAAGGACGTGCACGCGGGCCGCTATCGCTACCGGGGCCAGTAGGAGGCCACCGTGCTCTATCGCTACTCGCGCTGGGACGGCTCGCAGGACGTCCCCGATCCCGACGCCGACGACCTCCTCGAGGCGATGTCCGACGACCTCATGTCGGACGGCGACCTCTGGAGCGCCCTGCGCCGCCTCTTCCAGCAGGGCGCGCCCATGCCGCAGGGCGGCCGCATGCCCGGCCTCCAGGACATGGTGAATCAGCTCCGCAAGCGGCGGCAGCAGCAGCTCGAGCGGTACGATCTCGGCTCCGCCCTGGAGGACATCAAGAAGAAGCTCGACGAGATCATGAAGACCGAGCGCGAGGGCATCGAGCGCCGGCGGGCAGACGCGCGGGAGCGGCGCGAAAAGGGCGAGATCACGCCGGAGCAGCAGGGCCAGCTCGAGCAGATGGCCGCGCAACGCCGGCAGAGCCTCGACGCGATGCCCAAGGAGCCGGCCGGACGCATCCGGGGCTTCCAGAGCTACGAGTTCATGGATCCCGACGCCCACCGCATGTTCTGGGAGCTCATGCAGTCGCTCCAGCAGCAGATGCTCCAGCCCTTCATGCAGGGCCTCCAGCGCTCGATGCAGAACATGACGCCCGAGGACATGGCGCGGATGCGCGAGATGCTCCGCGACCTCAACCGCATGCTCCGCGAGCGCGCCGACGGCAACGAGCCCGACTTCCAGGCATTCAAGGACAAATGGGGGCCGCATTTCCCCGGCGTGGAGAGCCTGGACCAGCTCCTCGAGCAGCTCGGCAACCAGGCCGCCCAGCTCCAGTCGCTCATGGACAGCATGTCCCCCGCCCAGCGCCGCCAGCTCCAGGACATGATGCAGTCGCTGTTCATGAAGGACGAGCGCCTCGAGGCCGAGATGGCCCAGCTCGCCATGAATCTGGCGGAGCTGATGCCGATCGACGAGATGGCGCGGCGCTACGACTTCCACGGCGACCGGGAGGTCACGCTCCGCGAGGCGATGAAGCTGATAGAAGAGCTCCAGAAGATGGACGAGCTGGAGCGGCAGCTCCGCCGCGTCCGCGATCCCAAGGACCTGGAAGGGCTCGACCCTGCCGAGGTGGAGCGCCTGCTCGGAGAGAAGGCCGCCCGCGAGCTGGAAAAGCTCCAGGAGCTGACCAAGAAGCTGGAGGAAGCCGGCTATCTCGAGCGCGAAGGTGACAAGCTCGAGCTGACCGCCCGGGCGCTCCGGAAGATCGGCGACAAGGCGCTGCGCGACATCTTCGCGCACCTGAAGCGTGACCGCTTCGGCCGCCATGCGGTGGAGCGGCGCGGCGCGGGTGGCGACCGCACCGACGACGCCAAGCGCTACGAGTTCGGCGATCCGTTCCTTCTCGACCTCAAGGAAACGCTGATGAACGCGCTGGAGCGGCAGGGCCCGGGCACGCCGGTGCGCCTGACCCCCGACGACTTCGAGGTGTTCCGCACCGAGCTCTCGACCCAGGCCGCCACCGTGGTCATGCTCGACATGAGCCGCTCCATGATCTTTAACGGCTGCTTCCTCGCCGCCAAGAAGGTCACGCTCGCGCTGAACGCGCTCATCCGCGGCCAGTTCCCGCGGGATCAGCTCCACATCGTGGGCTTCTCGCTCTACGCGCGCGAGTTCCGCGCCGAGCAGCTCCCAGGGCTGCACTCCAGCGAGTGGAGTGTGGGCACCAACATGCACGCGGGCTTCCAGCTCGCGCGGCGGCTCCTGGGCCGGCAGAAGGGCGGCAACAAGCAGATCATCATGGTGACGGACGGCGAGCCCACCGCGCACATGGAGGGCCTCGAGGCGGAGTTCGCGTACCCGCCCACGCGCCGCACCATCCAGGAGACGCTCAAGGAAGTGTAGCGCTGCACCCGCGAGGGCATCACCATCAACACCTTCATGCTCGAGCGCAGCGAGATGCTGATGGCCTTCGTGGAGCAGATGGCGCGCATCAACCGCGGCCGGGCCTTCTTCGCCACGCCGGAGCGCCTGGGCGAGTACGTGCTGGTCGACTACGTGGGGTCCAAGCGGCGCAAGACCGCCTGATCGCGCCCCTACGGCACGCAGAGGCCTGCGCCGTCGTACGGGACCGACGGCGGCGGAGTCGACCGGAGCCGGTCGAGGTAGGGCAGGTCGGCCCGCGCGAACAGGGCGGCCATCTGGTCCTCGTAGATCAGGGTCCAGCCCGGCTTGAGGCGGAGCAGATTGTCCGCAGGCTGGAAGCGGCGCACCAGGGCGAGCTGGGTGTCGTACTCGCGCAGCAGTGCGGCCCAGTCGCCCTGGCCGAACTTGAAGTCGAGGTACTGGTTGTACAAGTCCTCGCCGTAGGCTGTCTCACGGCGCCCGTCCATCGAGATCTTGAAGGTCGGGGTCACGTGGTACATGGCGTAGAGTCCCCAGTCGAACTCGATGGCGAGATTGCCGCTGACCCCGCTCGCACGAAGTAGGCCGAGCGCCCGTACGGGCTGGCCGAGGGCCGACGGGGGGTCGATGACGATGCAGCCAAAGCGCGGCGCCGCCATCACGACGAAGAGGACGGCTCCTACCGTTGCGGCGGCGACGAGGACCCGGTTCGCCGTGACCGAGGGCGCGGGAATCCGCCGCGTGTAGGCTTCCGCCAATTGCGCCCACGCATCCCCGATATGCTCGCCTGCGAGCACGGCGATCGCCAGCGCGGCGAGGGGCACGTGCCGCCACGCGTTCAGCGGGAGCAGAACACAGACCCCCAATACCCCAAGGAGAGCAAAGCTCCGAGGCCGTCGGCTGAAGTACCATCCCAGGGCCGCGGCCGTCACGAAGGCCAGGTAGGTAACGCCCTGGCCGGTGCCGAGGAGCAATGGCTGCCACTCGCTGATCTCGAGACGCGGCACCG
Above is a window of Candidatus Methylomirabilota bacterium DNA encoding:
- a CDS encoding SDR family NAD(P)-dependent oxidoreductase, coding for MPGVEGRIAVVTGGANGLGREIARVLARAGARVAVGDLEADGVERTAAAIRQDGGEAVAVAGDLTEEGPAARLIEAAMARWGRLDILVNNVGGSRNAKIWEMPVADWDFVLRLNLRSTFLCTRAAAPHMMRQRYGRIVCMSSGAREGTPWTAYYQGGAAYSASKAGVHGFVRDVALELAEHGVNVNAVAPGPIDTERAGPNLRRLDATVEFSPSRMTPLHRIGEPIEVAHAVLFLGSEEASYITGHTLAVAGGR
- a CDS encoding VWA domain-containing protein, which encodes MLYRYSRWDGSQDVPDPDADDLLEAMSDDLMSDGDLWSALRRLFQQGAPMPQGGRMPGLQDMVNQLRKRRQQQLERYDLGSALEDIKKKLDEIMKTEREGIERRRADARERREKGEITPEQQGQLEQMAAQRRQSLDAMPKEPAGRIRGFQSYEFMDPDAHRMFWELMQSLQQQMLQPFMQGLQRSMQNMTPEDMARMREMLRDLNRMLRERADGNEPDFQAFKDKWGPHFPGVESLDQLLEQLGNQAAQLQSLMDSMSPAQRRQLQDMMQSLFMKDERLEAEMAQLAMNLAELMPIDEMARRYDFHGDREVTLREAMKLIEELQKMDELERQLRRVRDPKDLEGLDPAEVERLLGEKAARELEKLQELTKKLEEAGYLEREGDKLELTARALRKIGDKALRDIFAHLKRDRFGRHAVERRGAGGDRTDDAKRYEFGDPFLLDLKETLMNALERQGPGTPVRLTPDDFEVFRTELSTQAATVVMLDMSRSMIFNGCFLAAKKVTLALNALIRGQFPRDQLHIVGFSLYAREFRAEQLPGLHSSEWSVGTNMHAGFQLARRLLGRQKGGNKQIIMVTDGEPTAHMEGLEAEFAYPPTRRTIQETLKEV
- a CDS encoding patatin-like phospholipase family protein; the encoded protein is MARPTAAPEQPVPGTGAPGWRQAVLVPIIVMSAAALVWMVPHVWQFERRLSAAGAHPTFVLPLAFNSAEAERIIQRWQAPEIMPLVEQALRADWVLLGIYTVYLLSNGLLFTWLLRFESRSFAPVLICYPICAALFAIAENLCVQAMLAGMAAQPPRRPAGIYVALAGVTSSAKFILLAESLVAALWALFRLPRRARGVDTRVEEFRTVYATERRYLAERRALAGLVPKAETPETLRPVGLALSGGGIRSATFNLGVLQSLARLGILLRMDYLSTVSGGGYIGSCLSSLLSHRRGRHGGTPRTGREAYVYRQGDTPYFGTTQPLFPFNPDATAQPALREFNGRDEVRHLRTHGDFIITRRWILSREVLRAVGNLLGGIFYHLLIFTLFLVAFTGIYWGTVLLMTGSTLANIVQLPPAGYVLALLDWPLSGGVARWALFWSVAIGAVVTFTSFFVAGLVPYVLPERVFYVEGQSVEESREYSSLWAMFIVSLLTATFVTWHYVARTGPRLSYLLLPLGVYVGGQATALLLHPFVSISKRFMRNDRSRFAAAKGIFNYLTAISLVVVWIPYLAYWVYGAGFSLRTIGSWLGSVVAARFLVMIKGASAAVPATSWMGRLTSLSVGLRNALLAVCVAVILLGGVVLVCAALIALTPPGAAPVLLAFAVGSAALGFFGALGVALDFNSLSLHYFYRDRLAETYLQTFVPRADARRVGFQVPMRDDAEMPLTHVHGVAHGEEAAGLPAVTASPLHLVVTALNLTSSRDMARRDRKSDYFVFSRLHCGSETTGYMDSARYRSGETKLARAMTISGAAASSAMGSRTFLAQSFALTLLNVRLGQWIENPRYKDGRYAHRTEGGVFWPHYLLREILGATNANRRLVNLSDGGHTGDNLGICPLLKRRCAIIVACDAEADPTHSFGSLTEALRQIYIDENVVVDIDLDELRLDAATGRTRSHHALGVIHYPRVVDATGREIYPPETGYLVVLKSSLVGNEPATVLNYRQENADFPHQTTGDQFFDDDQFESYRALGEAVAFTTFGKMAEGAWNTGARDWERFWGTRP
- the ispG gene encoding flavodoxin-dependent (E)-4-hydroxy-3-methylbut-2-enyl-diphosphate synthase gives rise to the protein MSAPERRKTVAVDVGGVTVGGRRPVVVQSMTNTDTADVAATVAQVNALHATGSELVRVTVNTDAAARAVPEIVKQVTVPVIGDFHYNGHVLLTKYPACAKALAKYRINPGNVGGKHHDDNFRAIVQVAIDNGKPVRIGVNWGSLDQNLLTQMMDENAQSAQPLDARDVTMNAMVESAIQSAELAEETGLGHDRIILSAKVSGVQDLVDVYRKLAPRSDYPLHLGLTEAGMGAKGIVASTAGLAILLQEGIGDTIRVSLTPKPNGDRTEEVQVAQLILQSLGLRSFLPLVTACPGCGRTTSTFFQEMAEEIQTYIRDQMPAWKNRYAGVEELKVAVMGCVVNGPGESKHADIGISLPGTFEEPKAPVFVDGALKLTLKGDTIVADFLKILDDYVEKRYRARV
- a CDS encoding creatininase family protein, which produces MTAPARPRLVRLAECTWPEARALARDRRSVVLLPLGAVEQHGPHLPLLVDWLGAEELARRLAPHLARAGWRPVLAPALPYGASPLAERWPGTVSLRGRTLTGAIVDIVRGLARHGFRRFVLTNYQADPEHVRAIAAARRALRRPRLTVLVAGFSSEPEEQALMLTPRVLRLLRSPRPEREWHSGEMETALVLDARPALVRRAIARRLPPRWVDFRAALARGARRFEQMDPGGRGYFGWPAAARAATARRVMALRARLMAARITEALQHAGR
- a CDS encoding magnesium chelatase; its protein translation is MANAHTVGELKRAGYTPKTVKQELRDNLMARLRTGQPIFPGIIGYEETVLPQIENAILSGQDIVFLGERGQAKTRMARLLVELLDAEVPALAGCETNDDPFAPISAAGRALLAEKGDAAPIAWIPRDRRYGEKLATPDITIADLIGEVDPIKVAEGRYLADELTIHYGLLPRTNRGIFAINELPDLAERIQVGLLNIMEERDVQIRGYKVRLALDLFVVASANPEDYTNRGRIITPLKDRFGSQIRTHYPRKLEDEIAIMDAERTEFPAAGFALRAPEYMKQIVAELTHLARKSSEISQRSGVSVRVTICNYENLLSNALKRAIRLGETQVAPRVTDLSAIVASTSGKIELESVGDGAEDKILAKLAQRAVLNVFNRSFTGGELDDVVSAFQGGLRFEASDDMPSAEYVRQIGEVRPLHAAAKKLGAGDPPGVASAVEFVLEGLHLSRKLNKDVHAGRYRYRGQ
- a CDS encoding nuclear transport factor 2 family protein — protein: MSENKHTVQTYMDAFARTDHAEILACLTDDVEWLVPGAFHAVGKAAFDREIENDAFVGHPTIRVKRMVEEGDVVVAEGTVRSARKDGGTLNLVFCDVFVMRTAKIRHLTSYLMEVKA
- a CDS encoding ASCH domain-containing protein, with the translated sequence MEIPERVRPFWQRFQASIAYDARPLFYEAFHFDDNERTANALVALVLSGQKRATAGLLWTNECTGKPLPTGGALSVVTDWSGTPRCVIRTTQVDIVPFDAVSESFAAREGEGDRSLRWWKDAHWRFFSRECQRLGREPALDMPVVCEQFVVVYPTPDRGPS